A section of the Dehalobacter sp. DCM genome encodes:
- a CDS encoding Gmad2 immunoglobulin-like domain-containing protein — MKMRNMMIATVIILMMAITGCQKNTEPAPNPNPEPTPAPETMNLAVYYLKESNNEIYLVREVHTVEKSEGVARAALNELVSGTPLTSGAYNVLPANTQILDITIEKGLATVDFSEEVLHANVGASGEALGIASIVNTLTEFSTIQKVRFTVKGSAEKGMDWWGHVGLYEQPFSRDLSSVNEPLIWVTEPTAEQAITSPLTIKGNAKIFEAVVSYRLKDSTGKILAQGHTMASAGAPERGDFKATLTFTPISTGKGVLEVFESSAKDGSDVNKVTIPVTW; from the coding sequence ATGAAAATGAGAAACATGATGATAGCCACGGTAATCATTCTGATGATGGCGATTACGGGGTGCCAGAAAAACACAGAACCGGCGCCAAATCCAAATCCTGAGCCGACTCCGGCACCCGAAACAATGAATCTGGCAGTTTATTATCTCAAAGAAAGCAATAATGAGATCTACTTGGTCAGAGAGGTTCATACTGTCGAAAAAAGTGAAGGTGTTGCACGGGCTGCTTTAAACGAGCTGGTCAGCGGGACACCGCTTACGTCCGGTGCTTATAACGTGCTTCCGGCAAATACCCAGATTCTGGATATTACGATTGAAAAGGGTTTAGCGACCGTCGATTTTTCAGAAGAGGTCCTGCATGCCAATGTCGGAGCAAGCGGAGAAGCCCTGGGGATTGCCAGCATCGTCAATACATTGACCGAGTTTTCGACGATTCAAAAGGTTCGGTTTACTGTGAAAGGCAGTGCGGAAAAAGGCATGGACTGGTGGGGACATGTCGGACTTTATGAACAGCCATTTTCACGCGACCTGAGTTCGGTCAATGAACCGCTGATATGGGTAACGGAACCGACAGCAGAACAGGCCATCACGAGCCCATTGACAATTAAGGGGAATGCTAAAATTTTTGAAGCGGTTGTCAGTTATCGGCTGAAGGATTCAACTGGGAAGATTCTGGCGCAAGGGCATACGATGGCATCCGCCGGCGCTCCCGAGCGGGGTGACTTTAAGGCGACGTTGACATTTACGCCTATATCCACGGGTAAAGGAGTGCTTGAGGTCTTTGAGTCCAGTGCGAAAGATGGTAGCGATGTTAATAAGGTGACGATCCCGGTTACCTGGTGA
- a CDS encoding heparan-alpha-glucosaminide N-acetyltransferase domain-containing protein, giving the protein MKKKSPNRIKALDFARALSVLLVFLTFVPEGPLYALYVKHAIWNGYHLIDFAFPSFVTLSGTAMAIAYSKKVPWLRLVRRFLLLILIGLLFNLLVTWNFSFSTLRFTGVLQVLAVTGLLTVIITRVSGRWIWPFSAGIVILAVYLILLIYTSRDIPGGLPIPGNNLSGMLDPLIFTNNHIYAQGRMGYDPEGVCTLFSAMASSLFGFTAGVFLKRDSIQWGFLKILALGVFLLALTVVLAHFIPINKRLWTPSFVTLTSGCSIMVLAISHLLWDTRIPVIDKISAPFYYPFDSIGRNAILIYFGSSMLYSVVRHVNVTIHSQSVTLFQIIYDWVNSWSTNPQLAFICLYTGFWVVIAMFLHWRKLYLTI; this is encoded by the coding sequence ATGAAGAAAAAAAGCCCCAATAGGATCAAGGCCCTGGATTTTGCCCGGGCTTTATCCGTTTTGCTGGTATTTTTAACCTTTGTACCGGAAGGCCCGCTATACGCTCTCTATGTCAAACACGCTATCTGGAACGGCTATCATCTCATCGACTTTGCCTTTCCATCCTTTGTGACCTTATCCGGTACGGCCATGGCCATCGCTTATAGTAAAAAAGTGCCGTGGCTTCGCTTAGTCCGGCGTTTTTTGCTTCTTATTCTCATTGGTTTGCTCTTTAATCTTCTCGTAACGTGGAACTTTAGCTTTTCTACACTGCGCTTTACCGGTGTTCTGCAAGTCCTTGCGGTTACCGGCCTGCTTACTGTGATTATAACCAGAGTATCCGGAAGATGGATCTGGCCTTTTAGCGCCGGCATAGTAATTCTTGCTGTTTATCTTATCCTCCTGATCTATACCAGCCGCGACATACCGGGAGGTCTGCCCATCCCCGGAAATAACCTGTCCGGTATGCTTGACCCGCTAATTTTTACGAATAATCATATCTACGCCCAGGGGCGAATGGGTTACGATCCCGAAGGGGTATGCACCCTATTTTCAGCAATGGCCAGCTCTCTTTTTGGTTTTACTGCCGGTGTATTTTTAAAAAGAGATTCTATTCAGTGGGGCTTTCTCAAAATACTGGCTCTCGGTGTTTTTCTCCTAGCCCTGACGGTTGTCCTCGCCCACTTCATCCCTATCAACAAACGCCTATGGACACCTTCCTTTGTCACCCTGACTTCAGGCTGTTCGATTATGGTTTTGGCTATTTCCCACCTATTATGGGATACACGAATACCGGTTATCGACAAAATCTCGGCGCCGTTTTATTATCCGTTTGACTCAATCGGCCGAAATGCCATTCTTATTTACTTTGGCTCATCCATGCTTTATTCCGTTGTGCGTCATGTTAACGTAACCATCCACAGCCAATCCGTGACACTATTCCAAATAATTTACGATTGGGTAAATAGTTGGAGTACAAATCCCCAGTTAGCATTTATCTGCCTATACACAGGCTTTTGGGTTGTTATAGCCATGTTTCTGCATTGGCGGAAACTCTATCTGACGATATAG
- a CDS encoding PIG-L deacetylase family protein encodes MKKQFLLPILFIAVLVTVLGVIWAISYGTNPVTPTEPAIPVEPSKPEVPSDEPAKPDTPTQACIFYVPHPDDEVLNMGAAIIEAQKHFDPVILVLLTKGTASATLNVVSEKLSLQGLAPLTRDELGESRLMDIRESAANLGIKPYNIYLNDLPDGQVSSEDVKDIILSFEAMYPRALHQTMTWDDTHPDHRAAGTALRELQVTDSVADARYIVFLLHWDQHPDASITAITSNEDKAKYEAALNAYHVWNPEEGRYSVGILSTKTAFDFAAGHKETHWIKLEQ; translated from the coding sequence ATGAAGAAACAGTTTCTGCTACCTATTCTGTTTATCGCGGTTTTAGTTACCGTCCTTGGTGTCATATGGGCAATATCGTATGGAACGAACCCCGTTACCCCAACGGAACCGGCTATACCAGTAGAGCCTTCAAAACCCGAAGTGCCCTCCGATGAACCGGCAAAGCCTGACACACCAACTCAGGCTTGTATTTTCTATGTTCCTCATCCTGACGATGAAGTTTTAAACATGGGAGCCGCGATTATCGAAGCGCAAAAGCACTTCGATCCGGTTATCCTCGTCTTGCTTACAAAGGGTACGGCCAGTGCAACATTGAATGTAGTTAGCGAGAAATTATCACTTCAGGGCCTTGCCCCGCTGACACGCGACGAGCTTGGCGAGTCACGCCTGATGGATATCCGCGAATCCGCCGCTAATCTCGGTATCAAGCCCTATAATATCTATTTGAACGATCTTCCTGACGGCCAGGTGTCGTCTGAGGATGTAAAAGATATTATTCTTTCCTTTGAAGCAATGTATCCACGCGCTCTTCATCAAACGATGACCTGGGATGATACACACCCGGATCATCGGGCAGCCGGCACGGCGCTACGTGAACTTCAAGTTACGGATTCCGTGGCGGATGCGCGATATATTGTATTTTTGCTGCACTGGGATCAACACCCCGATGCCTCAATTACAGCAATCACCTCTAATGAGGATAAAGCAAAATACGAAGCCGCCTTAAACGCGTATCATGTCTGGAATCCTGAGGAGGGACGGTACAGCGTTGGTATACTATCAACAAAAACTGCCTTTGATTTTGCGGCTGGTCATAAAGAAACCCATTGGATTAAATTAGAACAATAG
- a CDS encoding HD domain-containing phosphohydrolase yields the protein MESGQVWLKTTLATIDDAVILTDNQNKIQLISKKAEGLSGWTSDEVIGKSLGDILLVKNSTIQCKNGEKRSVKIKSAPVSDNDNHIHGMVFLINGSVSGKKKIARAHYANFHDPVTGLYNRRFFEEELKRLNTERNLPISLAVIDINHLELMRQELGTTKANSIIKKIAKIIKDECRTDDIIARVSDEEIVILLPKTTAAQAQVLVKRLNELAANAQLDSLNIDIKPSSEINASDDGQDNENKPFHPLVQIIIETLYKRNPNEKVESETVSFYAAEIGRAVRLGDESIRSLKTLSRIRNIGEVSLDPRIITKQDVLTDSERAEIKRHPEIGHNIINSIPEYANLAESILGHHERWDGTGYPQGLKGIEIPLEARIIAIADAYNAMTSHRPYRAAFEPKAAAEEILKNAGAQFDPMLAKLFVNSIL from the coding sequence ATGGAGTCAGGGCAAGTATGGTTAAAAACGACATTAGCGACTATCGATGATGCCGTTATCTTGACGGACAACCAAAACAAGATCCAGCTTATCAGCAAGAAAGCCGAAGGCCTATCCGGTTGGACAAGCGATGAGGTAATAGGCAAATCTCTTGGGGATATTTTATTGGTCAAGAACAGTACGATCCAATGTAAGAATGGTGAAAAACGTTCGGTAAAAATCAAATCGGCACCGGTGTCCGACAACGATAATCACATTCATGGGATGGTCTTCTTGATCAATGGCTCGGTCAGTGGCAAGAAAAAAATTGCCCGGGCCCATTACGCTAATTTTCACGATCCGGTGACCGGACTATATAATCGCCGCTTTTTTGAAGAAGAGCTGAAACGTTTGAATACGGAAAGAAATCTTCCGATTTCGCTTGCGGTGATTGATATTAATCATCTGGAGCTAATGAGGCAGGAACTTGGGACTACTAAAGCAAATTCGATAATTAAAAAGATTGCTAAGATTATTAAGGATGAATGCCGCACCGATGATATTATCGCCAGGGTCAGCGATGAAGAAATTGTTATACTTTTGCCTAAGACAACTGCTGCCCAAGCACAAGTCCTTGTCAAACGGCTTAATGAACTCGCTGCCAATGCGCAGTTGGATTCTCTTAATATTGATATTAAGCCCTCGTCTGAGATTAACGCATCGGATGATGGTCAAGATAATGAGAACAAACCGTTCCATCCTCTGGTTCAAATCATTATTGAAACGCTTTACAAGCGAAATCCCAACGAAAAAGTTGAATCAGAAACCGTAAGCTTCTATGCCGCCGAAATCGGCCGCGCCGTCCGTTTAGGCGATGAAAGTATTCGTTCTCTTAAAACCCTGAGTCGCATTCGAAATATCGGGGAAGTTAGTCTTGACCCGCGTATCATCACGAAGCAGGATGTTTTAACTGATTCTGAACGTGCCGAAATAAAAAGGCATCCGGAAATTGGCCATAATATTATCAATTCGATCCCAGAATACGCCAATCTGGCCGAATCCATCCTGGGGCATCACGAACGCTGGGATGGGACGGGTTATCCTCAAGGTTTAAAAGGGATTGAGATCCCATTAGAAGCACGAATTATTGCGATTGCCGACGCATACAATGCGATGACCAGCCACCGGCCGTATCGGGCTGCATTCGAGCCAAAGGCGGCGGCAGAGGAGATCCTGAAGAACGCCGGAGCTCAGTTTGATCCGATGCTGGCAAAACTCTTTGTTAATAGCATTTTATAA